In Gimesia panareensis, the genomic window TCCAGTCAGAACAGTCAACTGCCTCGTGCGGATTCTTTCAACGAGGCCGGCGGTCGAGCTTACAAGTATGCGCCGAAGCATGCGCTGGCGCAGCTGGCGGCAACCGGTACTTTTAACAACGTGTTCTACGCGAATGCTCAGACACAGCTGGACGATCTGCGCAAGCTGATCGATCAGGTGGACGACAACCGCTACCTGGCACAGCTGGCCGTGTATGCGCGGGAGCGGGCCTGCATGAAGGACATGCCGGCAGCGCTGCTGGCGACACTGTCGACGCGGGACACCGAGCTGATGCACCGCGTGTTCGATCGGGTGGTGGACAACGGCCGCGTGCTGCGGACGCTGTTCCAGATGATCCGTTCGGGCCAGTTCGGCCGTAAGAGCCTGTCGTCGAGTCTGCAGCGGGCGTTTCAGCGCTGGCTGAATGAGGCCTCGGTGGGTCGACTGCTGTCGGCTTCGATCGGTCACGACCCGAGCCTGCGCGACGTGTTGCGACTGGCGCGACCAACGCCCGTCGACAACGAGCGGCGTGCGCTGTTCGGCTGGCTGACGGATAAGGAGTCTGCCAAGTGGGCTCCGGCGACCGAAGCGGACCTGCCACGGCAGGTGCAGCAGCTGATCGCCTATCGTCAGGCAGAAACCGATCATGCGCAGGCGGAGATCGTTGAGAATCTGTCTGTGCGGTGGGACCTGCTGGCCGATGCGGCGAAGAGTCCGCTGGTCTGGAAAGCGCTGGCCCGACAGATGGGACCACAGGCGCTGCGGATGAACCTCAACACGCTGTTGCGGCACGATGTGTTCAACGACGCAGCGCTGGTGGATTACGTGGCAGACCGCCTGGCGGACGCTGAGGCGATCCGTCGTTCGCGACAGTTTCCGTACCAGTT contains:
- a CDS encoding TROVE domain-containing protein; translated protein: MANKSLFSSQNSQLPRADSFNEAGGRAYKYAPKHALAQLAATGTFNNVFYANAQTQLDDLRKLIDQVDDNRYLAQLAVYARERACMKDMPAALLATLSTRDTELMHRVFDRVVDNGRVLRTLFQMIRSGQFGRKSLSSSLQRAFQRWLNEASVGRLLSASIGHDPSLRDVLRLARPTPVDNERRALFGWLTDKESAKWAPATEADLPRQVQQLIAYRQAETDHAQAEIVENLSVRWDLLADAAKSPLVWKALARQMGPQALRMNLNTLLRHDVFNDAALVDYVADRLADAEAIRRSRQFPYQFLAAYLNVSANVPHKIQTALHQAAEIACGNVPELPGPVVIGLDTSGSMQCPVTGWQRRAATSKMTCVDAAALFTAAVLRRNPDSVVIPFDTRAYNARLDPSDSILSLSARLAKYGGGGTDCSIPLHVANTKLSKRVFAGCVLVSDNESWVRQGRYGSTGVMTEWQQFVKNQRRLGVADPKLVCIDIQPYGSSQAPERDDILNMGGFSDAVFNVVASFLDNDAGRFVAEVESIEV